One segment of Erigeron canadensis isolate Cc75 chromosome 2, C_canadensis_v1, whole genome shotgun sequence DNA contains the following:
- the LOC122590163 gene encoding glycine-rich domain-containing protein 1-like, producing MDMEQESEWNAAQNISLSVDLSAAAKRQLQFLAAVDRNRWLYEGQTLQWAIYRYNACWLPLLAKHSESWVTEGPLVVPLDCEWVWHCHRLNPVRYKSDCEEFYGRILDNCNVVSCVQGISTRETEEIWNELYPNEPYDFDMGRALSSEFSDTKYGTQSFSKYDFTLAIQRQSTFFYQVSRQHFNSNVFLEAAVARYKGFLHIIRRNRERSIRRFCVPTYDVDLIWHTHQLHPAFYCKDLVELLGKILDHDDTDQDRGKGQKLDTGFSDTTKQWEETFGSRYWRAGVMYRGRAPSPVTTIPCIPDIATNATDSTNGFERLIDSPKLSYIEVLLEFIEINNLPEIHKGKVDIVFSKAQPDGILNVKRYLTIQSEHGQKQVATFQCQPTGYLFFELVSQPDSNTRRSAKAKTLGSCFISMEEFFGPVSKLSVETWLDLVPSSGTVSSEPMRLRVAASCTLPVPAPYVVQMLGSSPRFKASCFFPLPGRVRFAKNWTRIIDVTGEEIIRLQMRVLKRTKDIADKSLTKDIYGFTKTGETLVLGQLLENEWSLLGSLWSLKFQNNDEKESDLLLIGPRMVKLVDGRKLDYEPKHHDKQTNEHHFMTAVEFSSEYPYGKAVALLDLKSGILTWQEEWLALPGIISAFIASKHFHKGRV from the exons ATGGACATGGAGCAGGAATCAGAGTGGAATGCAGCACAGAATATTTCACTGAGTGTAGATCTTTCGGCTGCTGCTAAGCGTCAACTGCAATTTCTTGCGGCCGTAGACAGAAATCGTTGGCTTTATGAAGGCCAGACCTTGCAATGGGCAATTTATAG ATACAATGCCTGTTGGCTTCCCTTGCTTGCTAAACATTCCGAGTCTTGGGTCACTGAAGGACCGCTGGTTGTTCCCCTTGACTGTGAGTGGGTTTGGCATTGTCACAGACTCAATCCA GTTAGATACAAATCTGATTGTGAAGAGTTTTATGGAAGGATTCTTGACAACTGTAATGTTGTCTCTTGTGTTCAAGGAATCTCAACAAGGGAAACTGAAGAAATTTGGAACGAACTATACCCTAACGAGCCCTATGACTTTGACATGGGGCGTGCTCTCTCAAGCGAATTTTCAGACACTAAATATGGAACTCAAAGCTTTTCcaaatatgattttactttAGCTATTCAAAGACAGAGTACATTCTTTTATCAG GTATCCAGACAGCATTTCAACAGCAATGTCTTTCTTGAAGCAGCTGTTGCTAGATATAAAGGCTTTTTGCATATCATCAGAAGAAACAGAGAGAGATCTATTAGACGCTTTTGTGTTCCGACGTATGACGTTGACTTGATTTGGCATACTCACCAGTTACATCCTGCTTTCTACTGCAAAGACCTAGTAGAATTACTTGGAAAGATTCTAGATCATGATGACACGGATCAAGACAGAGGAAAAGGTCAAAAGCTGGACACAGGATTTTCTGATACTACCAAGCAATGGGAGGAAACATTTGGTTCAAGGTATTGGAGAGCTGGGGTAATGTATAGAGGCAGGGCACCATCTCCTGTCACTACCATTCCTTGCATACCGGACATTGCCACCAATGCAACTGATTCAACTAATGGTTTTGAGAGGTTGATTGATAGTCCTAAATTAAGTTACATtgag GTCCTTTTAGAGTTTATAGAAATTAATAACTTACCGGAGATTCACAAGGGAAAAGTCGATATTGTGTTTAGTAAAGCACAGCCTGATGGAATCCTCAATGTGAAGAGGTATCTCACTATCCAGTCTGAGCATGGCCAGAAACAGGTTGCTACTTTTCAGTGTCAACCTACTGGATATTTGTTCTTTGAACTTGTCTCTCAACCTGATTCCAACACACGACGATCAGCAAAGGCTAAAACTCTGGGGTCTTGTTTTATTTCCATGGAAGAATTTTTTGGCCCTGTCTCTAAACTCTCGGTAGAAACATGGTTGGATTTGGTGCCTAGCTCAGGGACTGTTAGCTCTGAACCAATGCGTCTTCGAGTTGCTGCATCATGTACCTTGCCAGTTCCAGCACCATACGTGGTTCAGATGCTAGGTTCTTCTCCTCgttttaaagcatcttgctttTTCCCACTTCCCGGTAGGGTGCGATTTGCCAAGAACTGGACACGGATAATAGATGTAACTGGTGAGGAGATCATTAGACTTCAGATGAG GGTCTTGAAAAGAACAAAAGATATAGCGGACAAATCATTGACGAAGGATATATATGGGTTTACGAAAACAGGAGAAACACTTGTTCTTGGTCAACTTCTTGAGAACGAGTGGTCACTGCTGGGTTCTTTATGGTCACTTAAGTTTCAAAACAATGACGAGAAAGAATCTGACCTCTTACTCATTGGCCCACGGATG GTCAAACTAGTTGATGGTAGAAAGCTTGATTATGAACCAAAGCACCATGATAAGCAAACAAACGAACATCATTTCATGACAGCTGTTGAGTTTTCTAGTGAATACCCATATGGGAAAGCAGTAGCATTGCTTGATCTCAAATCTGGAATTTTAACG TGGCAAGAAGAATGGCTTGCGTTGCCTGGAATAATCTCGGCTTTTATCGCGTCTAAGCACTTTCACAAAGGAAGAGTATGA
- the LOC122588170 gene encoding serpin-Z1-like — MAGERSRKKLKTTIKHFGDSSSIITSAKSSNEVATRILLDDAHNGFKNGNFVCSPFSLDTVMGMLAAGAEGKTLKQLLDFLGHETVDQLLSESPTAILLSQISSDSNRAGRGGPVIGLANSIWVDMKGYKILQIPYESKGQSNDFSMYIFLPDRKDGLQELLQVFHSDPALFQKRFYLKRTGFDELRIPKFKMSCKFDPKDAMEQMGLTLPFNPMNMELNRILESTNSGGADMLYVSKILQKSFIEVDKKGTEAAACTIATMRIGCARQLEPPPPRPRFVADHPFMFMIREDTSMAVLFIGVVLNPHA, encoded by the exons ATGGCTGGAGAAAGAAGCCGTAAGAAACTAAAGACGACGATCAAGCACTTTGGTGACAGTTCGAGCATCATCACATCAGCCAAATCCAGCAAC GAGGTTGCCACAAGAATTTTACTTGATGACGCCCACAATGGTTTCAAGAATGGAAATTTCGTTTGTTCGCCATTTTCACTTGACACGGTGATGGGAATGCTTGCTGCCGGAGCCGAAGGCAAAACTTTGAAACAGTTATTGGACTTCCTTGGACATGAAACTGTTGACCAACTTCTTTCTGAGTCACCAACTGCTATACTTTTGTCTCAGATTTCATCCGACTCAAACCGTGCAGGCAGAGGAGGCCCTGTTATCGGTTTAGCAAATAGTATTTGGGTTGACATGAAAG GTTACAAGATCCTCCAAATTCCATATGAAAGCAAAGGCCAATCCAATGATTTCTCCATGTATATCTTCCTCCCCGATAGGAAAGATGGATTGCAGGAGCTCCTACAAGTTTTTCATTCCGATCCTGCTTTATTTCAGAAGAGATTTTACCTTAAAAGGACTGGATTTGATGAGCTACGGATACCCAAGTTCAAGATGTCTTgtaaatttgatcctaaagatGCTATGGAACAAATGGGATTGACATTGCCTTTCAATCCTATGAATATGGAGCTTAACAGGATACTAGAGTCTACAAATTCTGGGGGTGCTGATATGCTTTATGTTTCAAAAATACTTCAGAAATCCTTTATTGAAGTTGACAAAAAAGGGACAGAAGCTGCTGCTTGTACTATAGCGACGATGAGAATAGGATGTGCTCGGCAACTTGAGCCTCCACCTCCACGACCAAGGTTTGTGGCGGACCATCCGTTCATGTTCATGATAAGAGAAGACACTTCCATGGCTGTTCTCTTCATCGGGGTGGTACTCAATCCCCATGCTTAA
- the LOC122589053 gene encoding heat shock 70 kDa protein, mitochondrial-like translates to MAAASALLRSTRRHLPSLSSAAYRSLSGSARPSIPSVMGNKLLNAKPLIPSFMGNSWLSAARPFSSMTMGNDVIGIDLGTTNSCVSVMEGKVAKVIENAEGARTTPSVVALNQKGEILIGTPAKRQAVTNPTNTLFATKRLIGRQFDDNQTQKEMGMVPYKIVRAPNGDAWVEMNGQQYSPSQVGAFILTKMKETAESYLNKRVEKAVITVPAYFNDAQRQATKDAGRIAGLDVLRIINEPTAAALSYGANDKEGVIAVFDLGGGTFDVSILEISGGVFEVKATNGDTFLGGEDFDNALLDYLVSEFKSAEGLDLSKDKLALQRLREAAEKAKIELSSTSQTEINLPFITADASGAKHLNMTLTRSKFESLVDKLIERTRNPSLSCLKDAGLSPKEVDEVLLVGGMSRVPKVQQVVADIFKKNPSKGVNPDEAVAMGAAIQGGILRGDVKELLLLDVTPLSLGLETLGGIFTKLIYKNTTIPTKKSQVFSTAADNQTQVGIKVLQGERTMAADNKLLGEFALDNIPPAPRGLPQIEVTFDIDANGIVTVSAKDKSTGKEQQITIKSSGGLSEDEIQKMVRDAELHAQKDEERKVVMDLKNSADTNIYSMEKSLNEYKDTIPSEVAAEIESAISDLKKATNGENGDEIKQKLDAANKALAKIGEHMNKRSGSSGSDGTPEAEYEEAANK, encoded by the exons CTCAATGACGATGGGAAATGATGTTATTGGTATAGATTTGGGCACTACTAACTCTTGTGTTTCAGTTATGGAAGGGAAG GTTGCTAAAGTGATTGAGAACGCTGAAGGTGCACGGACCACACCATCAGTTGTTGCTTTAAATCAAAAAGGGGAAATCCTTATTGGAACACCGGCTAAACGTCAAGCAGTAACCAACCCCACAAACACTTTGTTTGCTACAAAACGTCTAATTGGCAGGCAGTTTGATGACAATCAAACACAAAAGGAAATGGGCATGGTTCCTTATAAGATAGTCAGAGCACCAAATGGTGATGCATGGGTTGAAATGAATGGACAGCAGTACTCACCAAGCCAAGTTGGGGCCTTCATTCTTACCAAGATGAAAGAAACAGCCGAGTCTTATCTAAATAAACGTGTCGAAAAGGCTGTAATTACAGTTCCAGCTTATTTCAATGATGCCCAAAGACAAGCTACAAAAGATGCAGGGAGGATTGCTGGTCTAGATGTGTTGAGAATCATTAATGAACCAACTGCTGCTGCCCTTTCTTATGGTGCAAACGATAAGGAAGGTGTCATTGCAGTTTTCGATCTTGGAGGAGGCACTTTTGATGTTTCGATTCTTGAAATATCTGGTGGTGTCTTTGAG GTTAAAGCAACAAATGGGGACACATTTTTAGGTGGAGAAGATTTTGATAATGCACTGTTGGATTATTTGGTAAGCGAGTTTAAGAGTGCTGAAGGTCTTGATCTATCTAAAGATAAGTTAGCTTTACAGAGGCTTCGAGAAGCAGCAGAGAAGGCAAAGATTGAATTGTCATCAACATCTCAAACTGAAATCAACCTTCCATTCATAACAGCAGATGCCTCTGGTGCAAAACATCTTAACATGACACTAACAAGATCGAAGTTTGAAAGTTTAGTTGATAAATTAATTGAGAGGACCAGAAACCCGAGTTTAAGTTGTCTCAAGGATGCTGGTCTTTCGCCTAAGGAGGTTGATGAAGTTTTGCTTGTTGGTGGCATGAGCCGTGTGCCAAAGGTGCAACAAGTGGTTGCTGATATATTTAAGAAGAACCCAAGCAAAGGTGTTAATCCTGATGAGGCAGTTGCTATGGGAGCTGCAATTCAAGGTGGGATTCTTAGAGGTGACGTGAAGGAGCTTCTTTTATTAGATGTGACTCCATTGTCACTTGGACTTGAAACCCTCGGTGGCATTTTTACAAAGTTGATTTATAAGAATACAACTATTCCTACAAAGAAATCTCAG GTATTTTCAACGGCAGCTGATAACCAAACCCAAGTAGGAATCAAAGTACTTCAAGGTGAGCGTACAATGGCAGCAGACAACAAGCTTCTTGGAGAATTTGCACTTGACAACATTCCACCCGCCCCAAGAGGCCTACCTCAAATTGAAGTCACATTCGATATTGATGCCAATGGTATTGTTACGGTATCGGCCAAAGACAAATCCACCGGCAAAGAACAACAGATCACCATAAAGTCATCTGGTGGACTCTCAGAGGATGAAATCCAGAAAATGGTGAGAGACGCAGAGCTCCATGCACAGAAAGATGAAGAAAGGAAAGTAGTTATGGATCTTAAGAATAGCGCTGACACAAACATATACAGCATGGAGAAGAGCTTGAACGAATATAAAGATACGATTCCATCAGAGGTGGCTGCAGAGATTGAATCTGCTATTAGTGATTTAAAGAAAGCAACAAACGGCGAGAATGGTGATGagattaaacaaaaacttgatGCTGCAAACAAGGCATTAGCCAAGATTGGAGAGCACATGAATAAAAGGAGTGGCTCGAGTGGGTCAGATGGGACACCTGAAGCCGAATATGAAGAGGCTGCCAACAAATAA